The sequence AAACACCACCACAGGAGATAATTGATCCAGAGccgatgatggtgatgatgacgTGTCACTTGCTTCATCCTTCCCCATGTTAGTAAAGGAGAAGATACTATTCCTTTTCAAGTAAAATCCCTTTGAATATGGTGCTGAAATTTCATCAACTGAAACCCTTCAAATTGGGCTATGACCGAATTTGATGGATTGAGTCCACAGCTAATTTTAGCGCCAAAAGTGTTGGAACCGGAGAGCCAATTATTGTGGGTTCGGACCCAGGTCTTGTACTTGGGCTTCTTAAATTCCAATTTGCCTAAAAAgcccaatttattttttcaacccaGAATTAGACCCAAAGTCTATATatagtacctttttttttttttttttgtccgcTGATTACAGTAATTTTTCTAGACTTAAAGGGGAGGGGGATTAGTGATACTTCATCTTTCATTTACCATCTCAAATATTTCATTCTCACTCACGCATGTTTTTATATATGCACTTCATTATTTGTTTGTATTTCCTCTATTTTCTAAATGATCCAATTAAGTTTCACGGCATATCTGTTTCATTATTTGTTTCTCAAAAAgtattcttgaaaaaaaaaaaaattgtagacgTCATATCAAacaaaactaataatatattttgattaattttcttatttatggATTCTTTATGTGGTTACAATCCATGATGATGATACATACGCAAAccttcataattaataaatggatcTATCATGACAAGATGGCGTCTACTTATAGGGCTAGTAAGATAGAAGATAATTCCACCGCAAAACCCAATAATCATAGGAAAAAAATTGATCCATAAATGAGAAACTTTCCAATTGGATTGGAGAGTTttggaagaatttttttttttttttttttaaatatgtatcaAATGATGAGACAAACATTATCTGAAGGTTTGTGAGCGGTCCATCTAAACAATATTGGTCGAACTCATTATGAGCGGTCCATCGAATCAGGTTTTACACTCCAATTTCCAACACTCATGGAATCAGAATTGGAAAAGCTAGCAATGTCCTGAATAGATTCTTCATGTCACTtgaatttccctttttttttttttttttttttttgggtaaagatGTCACTCAACTTGAGTAAGGCTTGAGCAATTGCTGTTccttaagaaaaacaaaaagcttgATTAAAATACATTAATAACCTTGCTATTAAGTAAAGTTAAAGATCTTTATAAGCTTCTTTTATAGTGGAGTAGGAATACAGTTACAAGTATAAGTTCTCTGAAGCTTCTTTTATATTGGAGTAGGAATCCGTTTAAAAGGTATCAGTTCTCACTTCAAAGATCTTTTAATATCTGTTTAAGTCATTTGACAAACATTCcgttaatttcaaaaaaaaaaaaaaaaaaacactaaagcatgaaaaaaaaaataatggtaaacaaaaaacaaaaatcatgcTTACATATACTTCGATGATTATGATAATAGAAAGGAGAATCCTCAAAAtcttctttctttgattagttGCCGACTTGAGCTGGATCACATTTATGATTCTGAGACCACTTTGATCCACAGGCATAGCAGAACTCATATCGACACCTATATAAAGCAtaggataaaaataattaagacttaaaaaaaataaaactaaaaaagcgAGAACCACAATAATTTGATAAGGCTTAGCCATCAAGACATATATGAATCcctttttatatattgtttacACATTTTATTCTATCATCCCTGTCTTTCTAATTGTGTTCTCTATTACCCAAGGATAATTaagacttaaaaaaataaaaaacaataatttgatTAAGCTTAGCCattaatacatatatgaatgccttatatatgtatatatttatattgtttacaCATTTTATTCTATCATCCTTGCCTTTCTAAATATATTCTcttttaccccccaaaaaaaaaaaaataaaaaataaaatagagggAAAGGTTGACAAAATGTAAAAGCAGAAAGCTTCTTTAATAGATGATGATTACCTGCATGTGATGTGTATGCAACCAGATATCTTTTCCACATACATTTTGCAGCTGGGGCATTTTCTCCATTTCTTCTTCTTGGCAAGCTCCATAGCCATTATGTCTTCTCTGCCTCTTTCCTCCTTACATAGTCTCTGAAACTTCTTACATTCCATACCACTATGCCATGAAACTTTACACCGAGCACAGAACAATCTATGGCAATTGGGACACTCGGACTGAGTCACAGCCTCTTCTCCATCATCTACTAACAAAGCAGAACAGTCCTTAAAGGGACAATAAAATTTCTGCTCTTCAAGAACCAAAGCTTCACAAAGTGCATTTTCCCATTTATCAAACACTTCCTTTGGAACAATAGAACGACAAAGATGCGGCTCCAATACCCTATTACATTTGAGATCAGGACACTCCACCTTTGATATATTTTGCTGAATCTTTGTTGCTATATATTCCGAGGCATTTGTTGCAAAAGGAATGAGAACAGCTGCTGTTTCTGAACATTCTTGCACTAGATTTTACATCCATGCAGATTAGACACAACTTATGTGATTTCTCATCTTTATTTCTCTTTGGTAGTTTAGCATCACTCATGGTTGTTTTCATTTGTTTCCCCTGGCTAGTTGGCCTTCGATGATGTGGAGTTTCTCTACTCTGTTTATTATATAAAAGGAATTAGATTGGGTTAAATCCTTTCCATAGAAAGTGTACAGTTATAGCTCTAAAAGTGTAAATCAATAAACATAATAGCAATAATGTCATGGACACTTTACCTTTAATATATTTTCCTGAATCTTTGTCGCTAGACCTCTCAGCAAAAAAAATCCTATactaatcaacaaaacaatcaagtagtaaaaataaacaaaatcatCCTCAAGAAATCATCTTAGCATGAGaaacaaatcaaatataaaaaatcaacctAATCCAGATCTTAAATTCAAAAGTAAaacgtaaaaataaaataaataaataaaagtaaaatcaaatacaaaagtgaaaaatatatacCATACTTGAAGGCCGACGCGTAACATGGAATTGGGGAAGAGGAAACTTTCACCTCAAGCTCGTTGCACTGGAAAGAGATTATAGAAAATGATATCGAATTGGATAAGAGGAAACTTGCGCTTCAAGCTATCTAGATTTTCCACTGCACGCCCACTCACTCCGTGATATTTGTGAGGACATTGTTTGgttggaaagaaaagaaaagaaagaagagagggaaaaagaagCTTTGAGAAACTTTTATTACCCTGTATTGTCTTTGTTAATTTATAACAGAAGCAGGAGCTCAACCTTTACATTTGGGCTTAAAGTACACATGCTTAAAACCAACGCTAACTAACTCTGAAGTGTCTAACCAGAATAACAAGACTGCCAGCTGGAAGATGACATGGCAACTATTTCCAACACTTAGaatctttataaaaatttcaattaaaaccAACAGTAATTGGACCATtgtaaatgcatatatatttatgtaaatctAGTATTTCcgtataattttaacataaaagTTCATTTGATAAGAGCAagataaacaatatataaatggaaaatgaaaatcTCTACTGGCAGGTCAGTCTATAAAAAGCCTTTAAAGAAGCTGAATCAATACTAACAATATCTAATGCTGTCCTACTCATATCTCTCACTGCACCATTCATATCCTGAAAAGGCTATCTGGATTAGAGACAACCGCTAGAAACCTAAAATAATCTTACTTACCCCTCCTAAAGGGACAAGAAGGCCATTTTTAACCAAAGACACTTCAATCGGAGGTAATAAAAGGTATTGCCAATGAAGACAGCTAACAGTGTAACCTGAAGCCAGACTTCTACAATTTCCTAATGCAAAACCAGTAACAGAAAAACGATATGAATTGCGTTGACTTGATATAGAGGATTGAAAACTGCTATATATCCAAATTAATTCGTTTGAGGTGCAATATATATAACAACCACTGACATATTCCATGTTAAACTCTATAGTGGATATCCCAACCAAACTATTTGCCAAAGCACAAATTGGGTCCTTGCAATTAGGCTTCCATGCAGCTGACTCTACAGACTCGagaatagttatatatatttacataaagagcaaagaacgaatttaaaacgCTAATGTTGGTGTCGGACAGAATTCAACCAGGACCGTTACTTCACTTTTTGATTGTACATGTTTAAGCAATGTCAGAGATGCAGTGCAGGGCTCTGTTGGATAAGGCCTCAAGTAAACTCACCTGGGTCGTGAAAGGCAAACCAGTTCAACAGCATATATAATCCTACAAATTGGATTACGATCGAATTTGAGGGATTGAATCCAGTGCTAATTTCCCGCCAAAAATTTTGGAACCGAAAAGCTAAAAATTGAGCCTTCGGACCCGGGAGGTTAATCTCATGTAATTCGGCCTGTTGAATTAATTCGAATTAGCTTAAAAAGCCCAATTACCTTATCTACCTAGAACTAGCCGCAAATccatatatattccttttttttttttttttttgctttttttcttttaaatcaagattacaataatttttctaaatctaAAGGGGCAGGTGGGGATTACTGATACTTCATCTTTCTTTACCATCTCAAATATTTCATTTCATCTCACGGATGTTTTTATAATGTACTTCATTATTTGTTTGTATTTCCTCCTATTCTTAATGATCCAATTAAGTTTTGCTGCATATATGcttcattatttgtttttgaaaaaacactAATAAAGAAACAGAAGCAAAAACTATGTCAAATAAAGCTTAATAATGTACATCAACTCATTTTCTCATTTATGGACGGGTCGTCTAGTTACAATGATAGAAGATGATAGATACATGCGGCCTTCATAACTAATAAGGGGATCAATTGCTACAAAATTGTTTCAACTTATAGGGCTAGTAAGATAGAAGAGAATTCCTCTACAAACTCTAATTatcataggaaaaaaaaaaaagctattgtATATCTGAATGCAATGTAATCAGATAATGTTTATCTTttcatttgttaaaaatttaaagggggaaaaaaattcttTCCGAAACTCTCCAATCCTATTGGCCTATCTGAACAATATTTGTCAAACTCATTCGGTCCTTCGAATCAAATTTTACACTCCAATTTCCAACTTTCATGGAATTAGAAAGGAAAAGCTAGCAATGTCACTTTGGTCAGGCTTCTGCAATTGGAACAATTACCTTTCCTTAAAAACACAAACAgcttaattaaaatacaataataaccTTTGCTATAAAGTACATTATCAAGATCTTTCTAAGCTTCTTTTATATTGGAGTCGGAATCCGCCGATTATAATGTTTCAGTTCTCCTTAAAAAATCTTTTACTATTTGTTTAAGTTATGAGGCAAATAGGGATTTGCTTTGCTCTTGTTTCGGCTTTATTAATttccttaattaaaaaaaaagaaaagaaaaaaacactcaaacatggggaaaaaaaaaataaaggtaaacaaaaaacaaaaatctatgtTTACTTATTTCGatgataaacaaaaaacaaaaatctatgtTTACTTATTTCGATGACTATGATAATATAAAGAAGAATTTCCAAAaccttctttcttttaattAGCTGCCAACTCAAGCTGGATCGCATGCATGAGTCCAAGACCATTTTGATCCGCACGCATAGCAGAACTCATAccgacacctatatatataaaaataaaaataaaaagcttaggataaaaataattaagaattaaaaaaaaaaaaaaaaaaaaaaggagaaaatttgATTATGCTTAATCAtgaatacatataaaaatccCTTTTTTATATTGCTAAACAGTTTATTCAATCATCCTTGTATTTCTAATTATGTTCtattttatcccaaaaataaaatataaaatttacaaaatgtaAAAGCAGAGATCTTCTTCAATATGTGGTAATTACCTGCAAATAATGTGTAAACAACCAGATCTCTTTTCCACATAAATTTTGCAGCCGGGGCATCTTTTCCATTTCTTCTTCTTGGCAAGCTCCCTAACCATTTTGTCTTCTCTCCCACTTTCCTCCTTAGCTAGTTTCTGAAATTTCTTACATTTCATTCCACTATGCCATGAAACTTTACACTGAGCACAGAACAATCTGTGGCAATTCGGACACTCAGACTTAGTCACAACCTCTTCCCCATCATCCACTAACAAAGCAGAACAGTCCTTAAAGGGACAATAAAATTTCTGCTCATCGAGAACCAAAGCTTCGCAAAGTGCATTTTCCCATCTGTCAAACACTTCCTCTGGTACAATGGAACGACAAAGATACGGCTCCAGTACACCATTACATTTGAGAACAGGACACTTCACCTTTGATATGTTTTCCTTCATCTTTGTTGCTATATATTTTCTGAGGCACTTGTTGCAAAAGGAATGAGAACAGCTGCTGTTTCTGAACATCTTTACGCTAGATTTTTCATCCATGCAGATCAGACACAAGTACTTACATGAAGATTGACCAGTTTCTTTCTcaactttatttcttttggGTGATTTAGGATCACTCACGgttgttttctttctcttgagTGATCCAGTAGTACTCATGGTTGTTGAACAAGCCATTGCAGAGGCCTGTAGCTCTTCTGCATCAGAGATTGGAAATTTTCCATCCATTTGTTTCCTCTAGCTAATTGGCCTTGGATAACGTGGGAATTTTACTCTGTTTATTATATAAAGGATTAGATTGTATAAAATCCTGTACAGCTCTAAAAGTGTATATCAATGAACATAATAGCAATAATTTCATGGACAGTTtatctttaatatattttcctGTATCTTTGTTGCTACATCTCTTAGCAAAAACCCTAATactaatcaacaaaacaatcaACAACGCAGTAGTAAAATATAAACAAGATCATCCCCAAGACATCATCTTAAGAGCATGAGAAACAAATCAAATATCAAAAATCGACCTGAAATTCAAacgtaaaagaaataaataaaatcaaatacagaagtaaaaaatatataccacATATGAAGGACGACGAGGATTTGAGGGTGCTGCTGGCCACACGGTTGATGGTGGTTGCCTATCTGGTAGAAGGGGAAAGAGATTGCGGTGATTGATATGTAATTGGGGCGGAAGAGTGATAAACAGTAGTTTTAGATAGAaacatagagaaaaaaaatcggTAGAAGAGAAATAGATAAAGAGATAGACCTGCGGAAAAGGAaactagtagtagtagtagtagtagacTAGTAGTCGATATCAAAGAGTTCCACTGCAAAAGAGGTTATTAGAGAGAGTGATATATATCGAACTGGGGAAAAGGAAACTTGCGCTTTTAAGCTTTCTAGATTTTCCACTAAGTACCTAATCACGCggaaaatctttttaaaatttaacaaatttttaatcTGATGAAATTAAAATTGGGGCGTTGtaattgcaaatatatatgtgtatatggtAAGGATTCTTCATACAAAACTATTTAACAAAGGTCTATAATCtagtttaataatatatatattctagtcatatatatatatatatatataatctaatttaaggtttatatttcatatctaattaaatatgaaatatttaaggATTTTTAATAGATAGATATGAACACTAGATTAGATTATTAAAAAGactaaattatttgttaaatactTTTGTTAACAATCTTTGTAGGGAGAACCTCACCAAATGTTAATatgtttttatctttaaaaaaacatATCTTTACTCATTcagaacaaaatatatatatatatatatatatatatatatatatatatatatttaatctctCCTCATAAACCTCCTAAAAAATCTCACCTCAGAAACATTATTTTTCAcagcagggaaaaaaaaaaattaactcaactaaaaataattaaaatatcaacatgATAAGTACAAATAGGTAGTTGTCTCTTTTCCATTATTTATAAGTATGTAATCCAAATTCTTAATCgatagtttcaaaaaaaaaaaaaaatcattaaagaaaaaaataatttaaataaagaacAATAATTTTGTGTTTTGATATTTGGTTCATAATGATCTCCAATATACTTTTTTGGATATACAAAAAAGGAGagatttttcattttccaaaaaaaaaaaaatgtagaacagagatgaggagagagaaaataggTTTTTatgagagagaattggagatttgtattagttttattataataaatattgtttttaaaatggaaataaatttttttaggttgttttaaATAAGTAAATGTGTCTACCATTAGAGTTTACCAGTTTAAACATTGAGATCATTATTAAAAATCCTCGTCAAAACTATTGGTAAAAGGAATGGGCTCCTTAAcatttttttacataaaaattagCATTGTTGATGAGAAAGAATATTGcacattatattattttggcaataaaaaatgttgttttaaaTATGAACATAAAGTTTAATAAGTGAATAATTTCTAAAAGTGATCATTAATACCTGTCATGGATTATATCAATTTAAAGGTTGagattatttgtaaaaaaatcTTTACCAAAAACTATTGGCATAAGGAACGGgcctcatatatatacatatagttagtTCTTATGAAAACTTTTATTATCAGATTGTAAAACTATATATTGAAAAActaattgttaaaaatttattaaagaaaagaaaaataaaaacataaaaaaagggaaaacagaGAGATCTAAGGAAGCCAAAAACCTATTCTGAGAC comes from Ziziphus jujuba cultivar Dongzao chromosome 6, ASM3175591v1 and encodes:
- the LOC107429989 gene encoding E3 ubiquitin-protein ligase RSL1-like encodes the protein MDGKFPISDAEELQASAMACSTTMSTTGSLKRKKTTVSDPKSPKRNKVEKETGQSSCKYLCLICMDEKSSVKMFRNSSCSHSFCNKCLRKYIATKMKENISKVKCPVLKCNGVLEPYLCRSIVPEEVFDRWENALCEALVLDEQKFYCPFKDCSALLVDDGEEVVTKSECPNCHRLFCAQCKVSWHSGMKCKKFQKLAKEESGREDKMVRELAKKKKWKRCPGCKIYVEKRSGCLHIICRCRYEFCYACGSKWSWTHACDPA